A region of Anolis sagrei isolate rAnoSag1 chromosome 2, rAnoSag1.mat, whole genome shotgun sequence DNA encodes the following proteins:
- the MRNIP gene encoding MRN complex-interacting protein isoform X3, with protein MAQQFQVLRCCFCRIFQVQQVKKSKKWNCKVCNEKQSILKVFGQGSGSDCRRHVQKLNLLQGENQQAAMNMPRDIEEPTEMSDENTANFREELGQQEEETETTSRWTKYLDKRCEEQEEEVLQTEEEACMSSHDSVTSSTKCCENATLKNVLTPDFGGHEIHGKNKDPGSGASGPSKWGKFLLSGKSYSSDATSATLQKRQISVETSTLDGENEKAAPFIGIRSCDWNCPSQQNVATPSVGVEVSPTQPFTRSSIVPVERNQQPPPWAKAQFQEWKLNRLPEETTSTHSRSIDALFSSKMPFENIFSTGDDFDDYI; from the exons ATGGCCCAGCAGTTCCAGGTCCTGCGGTGCTGCTTCTGCCGCATCTTCCAAGTCCAGCAG GTCAAAAAGAGCAAAAAATGGAATTGCAAAGTATGTAATGAAAAGCAGTCAATTCTAAAG GTTTTTGGCCAGGGCTCTGGATCTGATTGCAGGCGCCATGTGCAAAAGCTAAACTTGCTGCAAGGAGAGAATCAGCAGGCAGCCATGAACATGCCCAG AGATATAGAAGAACCAACAGAAATGAGTGATGAGAACACAGCTAACTTCAGAGAAGAATTGGGCCAGCAG gaggaagagacagagacaacCAGCCGTTGGACTAAATATCTGGATAAAAGGTGTGAGGAGCAAGAGGAGGAAGTGCTGCAAACAGAGGAAGAGGCCTGTATG AGCAGCCATGACTCAGTCACATCGAGTACAAAATGCTGTGAAAATGCCACGTTGAAAAATGTGTTGACTCCTGATTTTGGAGGGCATGAGATACACGGCAAGAACAAAGATCCAGGCTCAGGAGCTTCTGGACCTTCCAAATGGGGCAAGTTCCTGTTATCAGGTAAGAGCTATAGTAGTGATGCGACATCTGCCACCCTACAAAAGAGGCAGATTTCAGTTGAAACATCTACTCTAGATGGAGAAAATGAAAAGGCGGCTCCCTTCATCGGCATCCGTTCCTGTGACTGGAATTGTCCATCGCAGCAGAATGTGGCCACTCCGTCTGTGGGAGTAGAGGTCAGCCCCACTCAGCCTTTTACTCGAAGCAGCATTGTTCCCGTGGAAAGAAACCAACAGCCCCCACCTTGGGCTAAGGCCCAGTTTCAAGAATGGAAGCTCAATAGACTGCCTGAAGAAACTACTTCCACTCATTCTAGAAGCATTGATGCTCTCTTTAGTTCAAAAAtgccatttgaaaacattttttccacAGGAGATGATTTTGATGATTATATTTAA
- the MRNIP gene encoding MRN complex-interacting protein isoform X1, whose translation MAQQFQVLRCCFCRIFQVQQVKKSKKWNCKVCNEKQSILKVFGQGSGSDCRRHVQKLNLLQGENQQAAMNMPRDIEEPTEMSDENTANFREELGQQEEETETTSRWTKYLDKRCEEQEEEVLQTEEEACMVRNTRKRKKTDLYTTAGQRHEKKNMSGFADNVEWFQESSHDSVTSSTKCCENATLKNVLTPDFGGHEIHGKNKDPGSGASGPSKWGKFLLSGKSYSSDATSATLQKRQISVETSTLDGENEKAAPFIGIRSCDWNCPSQQNVATPSVGVEVSPTQPFTRSSIVPVERNQQPPPWAKAQFQEWKLNRLPEETTSTHSRSIDALFSSKMPFENIFSTGDDFDDYI comes from the exons ATGGCCCAGCAGTTCCAGGTCCTGCGGTGCTGCTTCTGCCGCATCTTCCAAGTCCAGCAG GTCAAAAAGAGCAAAAAATGGAATTGCAAAGTATGTAATGAAAAGCAGTCAATTCTAAAG GTTTTTGGCCAGGGCTCTGGATCTGATTGCAGGCGCCATGTGCAAAAGCTAAACTTGCTGCAAGGAGAGAATCAGCAGGCAGCCATGAACATGCCCAG AGATATAGAAGAACCAACAGAAATGAGTGATGAGAACACAGCTAACTTCAGAGAAGAATTGGGCCAGCAG gaggaagagacagagacaacCAGCCGTTGGACTAAATATCTGGATAAAAGGTGTGAGGAGCAAGAGGAGGAAGTGCTGCAAACAGAGGAAGAGGCCTGTATGGTGAGAAATACAAG GAAACGTAAGAAAACTGACTTGTACACAACTGCTGGCCAGAGACATGAGAAAAAGAATATGTCAGGATTTGCAGACAATGTTGAATGGTTTCAGGAG AGCAGCCATGACTCAGTCACATCGAGTACAAAATGCTGTGAAAATGCCACGTTGAAAAATGTGTTGACTCCTGATTTTGGAGGGCATGAGATACACGGCAAGAACAAAGATCCAGGCTCAGGAGCTTCTGGACCTTCCAAATGGGGCAAGTTCCTGTTATCAGGTAAGAGCTATAGTAGTGATGCGACATCTGCCACCCTACAAAAGAGGCAGATTTCAGTTGAAACATCTACTCTAGATGGAGAAAATGAAAAGGCGGCTCCCTTCATCGGCATCCGTTCCTGTGACTGGAATTGTCCATCGCAGCAGAATGTGGCCACTCCGTCTGTGGGAGTAGAGGTCAGCCCCACTCAGCCTTTTACTCGAAGCAGCATTGTTCCCGTGGAAAGAAACCAACAGCCCCCACCTTGGGCTAAGGCCCAGTTTCAAGAATGGAAGCTCAATAGACTGCCTGAAGAAACTACTTCCACTCATTCTAGAAGCATTGATGCTCTCTTTAGTTCAAAAAtgccatttgaaaacattttttccacAGGAGATGATTTTGATGATTATATTTAA
- the MRNIP gene encoding MRN complex-interacting protein isoform X2: MAQQFQVLRCCFCRIFQVQQVKKSKKWNCKVCNEKQSILKVFGQGSGSDCRRHVQKLNLLQGENQQAAMNMPRDIEEPTEMSDENTANFREELGQQEEETETTSRWTKYLDKRCEEQEEEVLQTEEEACMVRNTRKRKKTDLYTTAGQRHEKKNMSGFADNVEWFQESSHDSVTSSTKCCENATLKNVLTPDFGGHEIHGKNKDPGSGASGPSKWGKFLLSDGENEKAAPFIGIRSCDWNCPSQQNVATPSVGVEVSPTQPFTRSSIVPVERNQQPPPWAKAQFQEWKLNRLPEETTSTHSRSIDALFSSKMPFENIFSTGDDFDDYI, from the exons ATGGCCCAGCAGTTCCAGGTCCTGCGGTGCTGCTTCTGCCGCATCTTCCAAGTCCAGCAG GTCAAAAAGAGCAAAAAATGGAATTGCAAAGTATGTAATGAAAAGCAGTCAATTCTAAAG GTTTTTGGCCAGGGCTCTGGATCTGATTGCAGGCGCCATGTGCAAAAGCTAAACTTGCTGCAAGGAGAGAATCAGCAGGCAGCCATGAACATGCCCAG AGATATAGAAGAACCAACAGAAATGAGTGATGAGAACACAGCTAACTTCAGAGAAGAATTGGGCCAGCAG gaggaagagacagagacaacCAGCCGTTGGACTAAATATCTGGATAAAAGGTGTGAGGAGCAAGAGGAGGAAGTGCTGCAAACAGAGGAAGAGGCCTGTATGGTGAGAAATACAAG GAAACGTAAGAAAACTGACTTGTACACAACTGCTGGCCAGAGACATGAGAAAAAGAATATGTCAGGATTTGCAGACAATGTTGAATGGTTTCAGGAG AGCAGCCATGACTCAGTCACATCGAGTACAAAATGCTGTGAAAATGCCACGTTGAAAAATGTGTTGACTCCTGATTTTGGAGGGCATGAGATACACGGCAAGAACAAAGATCCAGGCTCAGGAGCTTCTGGACCTTCCAAATGGGGCAAGTTCCTGTTATCAG ATGGAGAAAATGAAAAGGCGGCTCCCTTCATCGGCATCCGTTCCTGTGACTGGAATTGTCCATCGCAGCAGAATGTGGCCACTCCGTCTGTGGGAGTAGAGGTCAGCCCCACTCAGCCTTTTACTCGAAGCAGCATTGTTCCCGTGGAAAGAAACCAACAGCCCCCACCTTGGGCTAAGGCCCAGTTTCAAGAATGGAAGCTCAATAGACTGCCTGAAGAAACTACTTCCACTCATTCTAGAAGCATTGATGCTCTCTTTAGTTCAAAAAtgccatttgaaaacattttttccacAGGAGATGATTTTGATGATTATATTTAA
- the MRNIP gene encoding MRN complex-interacting protein isoform X4, with translation MRTQLTSEKNWASRRKRQRQPAVGLNIWIKGVRSKRRKCCKQRKRPVWKRKKTDLYTTAGQRHEKKNMSGFADNVEWFQESSHDSVTSSTKCCENATLKNVLTPDFGGHEIHGKNKDPGSGASGPSKWGKFLLSGKSYSSDATSATLQKRQISVETSTLDGENEKAAPFIGIRSCDWNCPSQQNVATPSVGVEVSPTQPFTRSSIVPVERNQQPPPWAKAQFQEWKLNRLPEETTSTHSRSIDALFSSKMPFENIFSTGDDFDDYI, from the exons ATGAGAACACAGCTAACTTCAGAGAAGAATTGGGCCAGCAG gaggaagagacagagacaacCAGCCGTTGGACTAAATATCTGGATAAAAGGTGTGAGGAGCAAGAGGAGGAAGTGCTGCAAACAGAGGAAGAGGCCTGTATG GAAACGTAAGAAAACTGACTTGTACACAACTGCTGGCCAGAGACATGAGAAAAAGAATATGTCAGGATTTGCAGACAATGTTGAATGGTTTCAGGAG AGCAGCCATGACTCAGTCACATCGAGTACAAAATGCTGTGAAAATGCCACGTTGAAAAATGTGTTGACTCCTGATTTTGGAGGGCATGAGATACACGGCAAGAACAAAGATCCAGGCTCAGGAGCTTCTGGACCTTCCAAATGGGGCAAGTTCCTGTTATCAGGTAAGAGCTATAGTAGTGATGCGACATCTGCCACCCTACAAAAGAGGCAGATTTCAGTTGAAACATCTACTCTAGATGGAGAAAATGAAAAGGCGGCTCCCTTCATCGGCATCCGTTCCTGTGACTGGAATTGTCCATCGCAGCAGAATGTGGCCACTCCGTCTGTGGGAGTAGAGGTCAGCCCCACTCAGCCTTTTACTCGAAGCAGCATTGTTCCCGTGGAAAGAAACCAACAGCCCCCACCTTGGGCTAAGGCCCAGTTTCAAGAATGGAAGCTCAATAGACTGCCTGAAGAAACTACTTCCACTCATTCTAGAAGCATTGATGCTCTCTTTAGTTCAAAAAtgccatttgaaaacattttttccacAGGAGATGATTTTGATGATTATATTTAA